In a genomic window of Vulpes vulpes isolate BD-2025 chromosome 6, VulVul3, whole genome shotgun sequence:
- the LOC112909617 gene encoding olfactory receptor 2C3 has product MMMGIANVSSPEVFVLLGFSARPSLESILFIIVLGFYVGSILGNGIIILVSCMDVHLHTPMYFFLANLSFLDISFTTSIVPQLLVNLWGPQKTISYGGCVVQFYISHWLGATECVFLAVMSYDRYAAICRPLNYTVIMHPQLCLCLALASWLGGLTTSMVGSTLTMLLPLCGNNRIDHFFCEMPLIMQLTCVDTSLNEVEMYVASFIFVVLPLGLILVSYGHIAWAVMKIRSAEGRRKAFNTCSSHVAVVALFYGSIIFMYLQPAKSNSHEQGKFIALFYTVITPMLNPLIYTLRNKDVKTALRHIVLEKCCGFAGPWGHI; this is encoded by the coding sequence ATGATGATGGGAATAGCCAATGTAAGTTCTCCAGAAGTCTTTGTACTCCTGGGCTTCTCTGCACGACCCTCCCTAGAATCCATCCTCTTCATCATTGTCTTAGGGTTTTATGTGGGGTCTATCTTGGGCAATGGCATCATTATTCTGGTTTCCTGCATGGATGTGCACCTCCACACGCCTATGTACTTCTTTCTTGCTAACCTCTCTTTCCTTGACATTAGCTTTACCACAAGCATTGTCCCACAACTTCTGGTCAACCTCTGGGGACCACAGAAAACCATAAGCTATGGAGGGTGTGTGGTCCAATTCTATATCTCCCACTGGCTGGGAGCGACTGAATGTGTCTTCCTGGCAGTCATGTCCTACGACCGCTATGCTGCCATCTGTAGGCCACTTAATTACACCGTCATCATGCATCCACAGCTTTGCCTCTGCTTGGCCCTCGCCTCATGGCTTGGGGGTCTGACCACCAGCAtggtgggctccacactcactaTGCTCCTGCCGCTCTGTGGGAACAATCGCATTGATCACTTCTTCTGTGAGATGCCCCTCATTATGCAATTGACTTGCGTGGACACCAGCCTCAATGAGGTGGAGATGTATGTGGCCAGCTTTATCTTTGTTGTCTTGCCCCTGGGTCTCATCCTGGTCTCATATGGCCACATTGCCTGGGCTGTGATGAAGATCAGGTCAGCAGAAGGACGGAGAAAGGCCTTCAACACTTGCTCTTCCCATGTGGCAGTTGTGGCTCTATTCTATGGGAGCATCATCTTTATGTATCTCCAGCCAGCCAAGAGTAACTCCCATGAACAGGGCAAGTTCATAGCCCTCTTCTACACTGTGATCACCCCGATGCTGAACCCCTTGATTTACACGCTCAGGAACAAGGATGTGAAGACGGCTCTCAGGCACATTGTGTTAGAGAAGTGCTGTGGCTTTGCAGGGCCATGGGGGCATATTTAG